In one Magallana gigas chromosome 7, xbMagGiga1.1, whole genome shotgun sequence genomic region, the following are encoded:
- the LOC105348498 gene encoding uridine-cytidine kinase-like 1 isoform X2 yields MALENMELQIEIQPSTFTFDRPSSAGSDSGSGSGEEHEIKGPVSPVKTPKSPTKPHNLARLKSRTSSSASSAKYFHAGGRTVYTSGRPPWYDCHGLLKEAFVIGLCGGSASGKTTVARKIIEALDVPWVSLLSMDSFYKVLGPKEHELAEQNEYNFDHPDAFDFDLLIKTLRRLKEGKKVEVPIYNFVTHGREKHSKTIYGANVVIFEGIMSFVNKDLLKLLDMKIFVETDSDIRLARRLRRDIAERGRELEGVLKQYNKFVKPAFDYYIEPTMSHADIIVPRGGENQVAIDLIVLHVHTQLQKASDYASNSELAAYLRGFKLRKELAHSATNGSKTPDSLYVLEQTPQVQGLHTFIRNRETPRDEFIFYSKRLMRLLFEYALSMLPHKAVIVETPQGIQYEGRRLDASKICGVSILRAGETMEQALCEVCKDIRLGKILIQTNLDTGEPELHYLRLPKDIKESHVMLMDATVATGAAAMMAIRVLLDHDVPEKNITLLSLLMAESGVHSVAYAFPKVKIVTTAVDKEVNEQFHILPGIGNFGDRYFGTDFRD; encoded by the exons ATGGCGCTGGAAAACATGGAACTGCAGATTGAGATTCAACCATCAACGTTTACGTTTGACAGACCCAGTTCTGCCGGCTCTGACAG TGGGAGTGGAAGTGGAGAAGAACATGAAATAAAAGGACCAGTGTCTCCTGTGAAAACCCCGAAGAGTCCCACTAAACCTCACAATCTGGCTCGCCTCAAGTCTCGCACTAGCTCGTCAGCAAGCAGTGCTAAATACTTCCATGCAGGGGGGAGAACTGTGTACACTTCAGGCAGGCCACCATGGTATGATTGCCATGGACTCCTGAAAGAAGCATTTGTCATAG GTCTCTGTGGAGGTAGTGCCTCAGGAAAGACAACAGTTGCCAGAAAAATCATTGAAGCCTTAGATGTACCATGGGTCAGCTTACTGAGCATGGACTCCTTTTACAAG GTGCTTGGCCCCAAAGAACACGAGCTAGCTGAACAAAATGAGTACAACTTTGACCACCCTGATGCCTTTGACTTTGATCTCTTAATAAAGACCTTGAGGCGTCTGAAAGAGGGCAAAAAGGTGGAGGTCCCTATCTACAACTTTGTGACACATGGCAGGGAAAAACACagt aAAACTATATATGGTGCCAATGTTGTGATATTTGAGGGAATTATGTCCTTTGTGAACAAAGATTTATTAAAa CTTTTagatatgaaaatatttgtgGAGACCGATTCAGACATCAGACTAGCGAGGCGACTAAGGAGAGACATTGCGGAGCGTGGTCGGGAACTGGAAGGGGTGCTGAAACAGTACAATAAGTTTGTGAAGCCAGCCTTTGACTACTACATTGAACCCACCATGTCTCATGCTGATATAATTGTACCCCGAG gGGGAGAGAACCAGGTAGCCATTGATCTCATTGTTCTCCACGTTCATACGCAGCTTCAGAAG GCATCTGACTATGCTAGCAATTCTGAGTTGGCTGCATACCTT AGAGGATTTAAGTTAAGAAAGGAACTTGCACACTCAGCCACCAATGGAAGTAAAACCCCGGACAGTCTGTATGTGCTAGAGCAGACACCACAAGTACAGGGGCTCCATACATTCATAAG AAATCGTGAAACACCTCGAGATGAATTCATCTTCTACTCCAAGAGACTCATGAGGCTGCTTTTTGAATATGCTTTATCCATGCTGCCCCATAAA GCAGTCATTGTAGAAACCCCACAAGGAATTCAGTACGAAGGGAGACGACTGGACGCCAGCAAG aTTTGTGGAGTGTCGATATTAAGGGCAGGAGAAACGATGGAACAAGCTCTTTGTGAAGTGTGCAAGGATATCAGACTGGGGAAAATTCTAATCCAAACCAACCTAGATACTGGGGAACCAGAG TTGCACTACCTCCGATTGCCAAAGGATATTAAAGAATCTCACGTCATGTTGATGGATGCCACCGTGGCGACTGGGGCAGCGGCCATGATGGCTATACGGGTGCTGTTGGATCATGATGTTCCCGAGAAGAACATCACTCTTTTGTCTCTACTTATGGCTGAATCAG GTGTTCATTCAGTTGCATATGCATTCCCCAAAGTCAAGATAGTCACTACTGCAGTAGACAAAGAAGTGAATGAACAATTCCATATCCTCCCGGGAATAG GTAATTTTGGTGACCGATACTTTGGAACAGATTTCAGGGATTAA
- the LOC105348498 gene encoding uridine-cytidine kinase-like 1 isoform X3 — MALENMELQIEIQPSTFTFDRPSSAGSDSGSGSGEEHEIKGPVSPVKTPKSPTKPHNLARLKSRTSSSASSAKYFHAGGRTVYTSGRPPWYDCHGLLKEAFVIGLCGGSASGKTTVARKIIEALDVPWVSLLSMDSFYKVLGPKEHELAEQNEYNFDHPDAFDFDLLIKTLRRLKEGKKVEVPIYNFVTHGREKHSKTIYGANVVIFEGIMSFVNKDLLKLLDMKIFVETDSDIRLARRLRRDIAERGRELEGVLKQYNKFVKPAFDYYIEPTMSHADIIVPRGGENQVAIDLIVLHVHTQLQKRGFKLRKELAHSATNGSKTPDSLYVLEQTPQVQGLHTFIRNRETPRDEFIFYSKRLMRLLFEYALSMLPHKAVIVETPQGIQYEGRRLDASKGDGGMICGVSILRAGETMEQALCEVCKDIRLGKILIQTNLDTGEPELHYLRLPKDIKESHVMLMDATVATGAAAMMAIRVLLDHDVPEKNITLLSLLMAESGVHSVAYAFPKVKIVTTAVDKEVNEQFHILPGIGNFGDRYFGTDFRD; from the exons ATGGCGCTGGAAAACATGGAACTGCAGATTGAGATTCAACCATCAACGTTTACGTTTGACAGACCCAGTTCTGCCGGCTCTGACAG TGGGAGTGGAAGTGGAGAAGAACATGAAATAAAAGGACCAGTGTCTCCTGTGAAAACCCCGAAGAGTCCCACTAAACCTCACAATCTGGCTCGCCTCAAGTCTCGCACTAGCTCGTCAGCAAGCAGTGCTAAATACTTCCATGCAGGGGGGAGAACTGTGTACACTTCAGGCAGGCCACCATGGTATGATTGCCATGGACTCCTGAAAGAAGCATTTGTCATAG GTCTCTGTGGAGGTAGTGCCTCAGGAAAGACAACAGTTGCCAGAAAAATCATTGAAGCCTTAGATGTACCATGGGTCAGCTTACTGAGCATGGACTCCTTTTACAAG GTGCTTGGCCCCAAAGAACACGAGCTAGCTGAACAAAATGAGTACAACTTTGACCACCCTGATGCCTTTGACTTTGATCTCTTAATAAAGACCTTGAGGCGTCTGAAAGAGGGCAAAAAGGTGGAGGTCCCTATCTACAACTTTGTGACACATGGCAGGGAAAAACACagt aAAACTATATATGGTGCCAATGTTGTGATATTTGAGGGAATTATGTCCTTTGTGAACAAAGATTTATTAAAa CTTTTagatatgaaaatatttgtgGAGACCGATTCAGACATCAGACTAGCGAGGCGACTAAGGAGAGACATTGCGGAGCGTGGTCGGGAACTGGAAGGGGTGCTGAAACAGTACAATAAGTTTGTGAAGCCAGCCTTTGACTACTACATTGAACCCACCATGTCTCATGCTGATATAATTGTACCCCGAG gGGGAGAGAACCAGGTAGCCATTGATCTCATTGTTCTCCACGTTCATACGCAGCTTCAGAAG AGAGGATTTAAGTTAAGAAAGGAACTTGCACACTCAGCCACCAATGGAAGTAAAACCCCGGACAGTCTGTATGTGCTAGAGCAGACACCACAAGTACAGGGGCTCCATACATTCATAAG AAATCGTGAAACACCTCGAGATGAATTCATCTTCTACTCCAAGAGACTCATGAGGCTGCTTTTTGAATATGCTTTATCCATGCTGCCCCATAAA GCAGTCATTGTAGAAACCCCACAAGGAATTCAGTACGAAGGGAGACGACTGGACGCCAGCAAG GGCGATGGCGGGATG aTTTGTGGAGTGTCGATATTAAGGGCAGGAGAAACGATGGAACAAGCTCTTTGTGAAGTGTGCAAGGATATCAGACTGGGGAAAATTCTAATCCAAACCAACCTAGATACTGGGGAACCAGAG TTGCACTACCTCCGATTGCCAAAGGATATTAAAGAATCTCACGTCATGTTGATGGATGCCACCGTGGCGACTGGGGCAGCGGCCATGATGGCTATACGGGTGCTGTTGGATCATGATGTTCCCGAGAAGAACATCACTCTTTTGTCTCTACTTATGGCTGAATCAG GTGTTCATTCAGTTGCATATGCATTCCCCAAAGTCAAGATAGTCACTACTGCAGTAGACAAAGAAGTGAATGAACAATTCCATATCCTCCCGGGAATAG GTAATTTTGGTGACCGATACTTTGGAACAGATTTCAGGGATTAA
- the LOC105348498 gene encoding uridine-cytidine kinase-like 1 isoform X1: MALENMELQIEIQPSTFTFDRPSSAGSDSGSGSGEEHEIKGPVSPVKTPKSPTKPHNLARLKSRTSSSASSAKYFHAGGRTVYTSGRPPWYDCHGLLKEAFVIGLCGGSASGKTTVARKIIEALDVPWVSLLSMDSFYKVLGPKEHELAEQNEYNFDHPDAFDFDLLIKTLRRLKEGKKVEVPIYNFVTHGREKHSKTIYGANVVIFEGIMSFVNKDLLKLLDMKIFVETDSDIRLARRLRRDIAERGRELEGVLKQYNKFVKPAFDYYIEPTMSHADIIVPRGGENQVAIDLIVLHVHTQLQKASDYASNSELAAYLRGFKLRKELAHSATNGSKTPDSLYVLEQTPQVQGLHTFIRNRETPRDEFIFYSKRLMRLLFEYALSMLPHKAVIVETPQGIQYEGRRLDASKGDGGMICGVSILRAGETMEQALCEVCKDIRLGKILIQTNLDTGEPELHYLRLPKDIKESHVMLMDATVATGAAAMMAIRVLLDHDVPEKNITLLSLLMAESGVHSVAYAFPKVKIVTTAVDKEVNEQFHILPGIGNFGDRYFGTDFRD; the protein is encoded by the exons ATGGCGCTGGAAAACATGGAACTGCAGATTGAGATTCAACCATCAACGTTTACGTTTGACAGACCCAGTTCTGCCGGCTCTGACAG TGGGAGTGGAAGTGGAGAAGAACATGAAATAAAAGGACCAGTGTCTCCTGTGAAAACCCCGAAGAGTCCCACTAAACCTCACAATCTGGCTCGCCTCAAGTCTCGCACTAGCTCGTCAGCAAGCAGTGCTAAATACTTCCATGCAGGGGGGAGAACTGTGTACACTTCAGGCAGGCCACCATGGTATGATTGCCATGGACTCCTGAAAGAAGCATTTGTCATAG GTCTCTGTGGAGGTAGTGCCTCAGGAAAGACAACAGTTGCCAGAAAAATCATTGAAGCCTTAGATGTACCATGGGTCAGCTTACTGAGCATGGACTCCTTTTACAAG GTGCTTGGCCCCAAAGAACACGAGCTAGCTGAACAAAATGAGTACAACTTTGACCACCCTGATGCCTTTGACTTTGATCTCTTAATAAAGACCTTGAGGCGTCTGAAAGAGGGCAAAAAGGTGGAGGTCCCTATCTACAACTTTGTGACACATGGCAGGGAAAAACACagt aAAACTATATATGGTGCCAATGTTGTGATATTTGAGGGAATTATGTCCTTTGTGAACAAAGATTTATTAAAa CTTTTagatatgaaaatatttgtgGAGACCGATTCAGACATCAGACTAGCGAGGCGACTAAGGAGAGACATTGCGGAGCGTGGTCGGGAACTGGAAGGGGTGCTGAAACAGTACAATAAGTTTGTGAAGCCAGCCTTTGACTACTACATTGAACCCACCATGTCTCATGCTGATATAATTGTACCCCGAG gGGGAGAGAACCAGGTAGCCATTGATCTCATTGTTCTCCACGTTCATACGCAGCTTCAGAAG GCATCTGACTATGCTAGCAATTCTGAGTTGGCTGCATACCTT AGAGGATTTAAGTTAAGAAAGGAACTTGCACACTCAGCCACCAATGGAAGTAAAACCCCGGACAGTCTGTATGTGCTAGAGCAGACACCACAAGTACAGGGGCTCCATACATTCATAAG AAATCGTGAAACACCTCGAGATGAATTCATCTTCTACTCCAAGAGACTCATGAGGCTGCTTTTTGAATATGCTTTATCCATGCTGCCCCATAAA GCAGTCATTGTAGAAACCCCACAAGGAATTCAGTACGAAGGGAGACGACTGGACGCCAGCAAG GGCGATGGCGGGATG aTTTGTGGAGTGTCGATATTAAGGGCAGGAGAAACGATGGAACAAGCTCTTTGTGAAGTGTGCAAGGATATCAGACTGGGGAAAATTCTAATCCAAACCAACCTAGATACTGGGGAACCAGAG TTGCACTACCTCCGATTGCCAAAGGATATTAAAGAATCTCACGTCATGTTGATGGATGCCACCGTGGCGACTGGGGCAGCGGCCATGATGGCTATACGGGTGCTGTTGGATCATGATGTTCCCGAGAAGAACATCACTCTTTTGTCTCTACTTATGGCTGAATCAG GTGTTCATTCAGTTGCATATGCATTCCCCAAAGTCAAGATAGTCACTACTGCAGTAGACAAAGAAGTGAATGAACAATTCCATATCCTCCCGGGAATAG GTAATTTTGGTGACCGATACTTTGGAACAGATTTCAGGGATTAA
- the LOC105348498 gene encoding uridine-cytidine kinase-like 1 isoform X4, whose protein sequence is MALENMELQIEIQPSTFTFDRPSSAGSDSGSGSGEEHEIKGPVSPVKTPKSPTKPHNLARLKSRTSSSASSAKYFHAGGRTVYTSGRPPWYDCHGLLKEAFVIGLCGGSASGKTTVARKIIEALDVPWVSLLSMDSFYKVLGPKEHELAEQNEYNFDHPDAFDFDLLIKTLRRLKEGKKVEVPIYNFVTHGREKHSKTIYGANVVIFEGIMSFVNKDLLKLLDMKIFVETDSDIRLARRLRRDIAERGRELEGVLKQYNKFVKPAFDYYIEPTMSHADIIVPRGGENQVAIDLIVLHVHTQLQKRGFKLRKELAHSATNGSKTPDSLYVLEQTPQVQGLHTFIRNRETPRDEFIFYSKRLMRLLFEYALSMLPHKAVIVETPQGIQYEGRRLDASKICGVSILRAGETMEQALCEVCKDIRLGKILIQTNLDTGEPELHYLRLPKDIKESHVMLMDATVATGAAAMMAIRVLLDHDVPEKNITLLSLLMAESGVHSVAYAFPKVKIVTTAVDKEVNEQFHILPGIGNFGDRYFGTDFRD, encoded by the exons ATGGCGCTGGAAAACATGGAACTGCAGATTGAGATTCAACCATCAACGTTTACGTTTGACAGACCCAGTTCTGCCGGCTCTGACAG TGGGAGTGGAAGTGGAGAAGAACATGAAATAAAAGGACCAGTGTCTCCTGTGAAAACCCCGAAGAGTCCCACTAAACCTCACAATCTGGCTCGCCTCAAGTCTCGCACTAGCTCGTCAGCAAGCAGTGCTAAATACTTCCATGCAGGGGGGAGAACTGTGTACACTTCAGGCAGGCCACCATGGTATGATTGCCATGGACTCCTGAAAGAAGCATTTGTCATAG GTCTCTGTGGAGGTAGTGCCTCAGGAAAGACAACAGTTGCCAGAAAAATCATTGAAGCCTTAGATGTACCATGGGTCAGCTTACTGAGCATGGACTCCTTTTACAAG GTGCTTGGCCCCAAAGAACACGAGCTAGCTGAACAAAATGAGTACAACTTTGACCACCCTGATGCCTTTGACTTTGATCTCTTAATAAAGACCTTGAGGCGTCTGAAAGAGGGCAAAAAGGTGGAGGTCCCTATCTACAACTTTGTGACACATGGCAGGGAAAAACACagt aAAACTATATATGGTGCCAATGTTGTGATATTTGAGGGAATTATGTCCTTTGTGAACAAAGATTTATTAAAa CTTTTagatatgaaaatatttgtgGAGACCGATTCAGACATCAGACTAGCGAGGCGACTAAGGAGAGACATTGCGGAGCGTGGTCGGGAACTGGAAGGGGTGCTGAAACAGTACAATAAGTTTGTGAAGCCAGCCTTTGACTACTACATTGAACCCACCATGTCTCATGCTGATATAATTGTACCCCGAG gGGGAGAGAACCAGGTAGCCATTGATCTCATTGTTCTCCACGTTCATACGCAGCTTCAGAAG AGAGGATTTAAGTTAAGAAAGGAACTTGCACACTCAGCCACCAATGGAAGTAAAACCCCGGACAGTCTGTATGTGCTAGAGCAGACACCACAAGTACAGGGGCTCCATACATTCATAAG AAATCGTGAAACACCTCGAGATGAATTCATCTTCTACTCCAAGAGACTCATGAGGCTGCTTTTTGAATATGCTTTATCCATGCTGCCCCATAAA GCAGTCATTGTAGAAACCCCACAAGGAATTCAGTACGAAGGGAGACGACTGGACGCCAGCAAG aTTTGTGGAGTGTCGATATTAAGGGCAGGAGAAACGATGGAACAAGCTCTTTGTGAAGTGTGCAAGGATATCAGACTGGGGAAAATTCTAATCCAAACCAACCTAGATACTGGGGAACCAGAG TTGCACTACCTCCGATTGCCAAAGGATATTAAAGAATCTCACGTCATGTTGATGGATGCCACCGTGGCGACTGGGGCAGCGGCCATGATGGCTATACGGGTGCTGTTGGATCATGATGTTCCCGAGAAGAACATCACTCTTTTGTCTCTACTTATGGCTGAATCAG GTGTTCATTCAGTTGCATATGCATTCCCCAAAGTCAAGATAGTCACTACTGCAGTAGACAAAGAAGTGAATGAACAATTCCATATCCTCCCGGGAATAG GTAATTTTGGTGACCGATACTTTGGAACAGATTTCAGGGATTAA
- the LOC105348496 gene encoding nucleotide sugar transporter SLC35D2, translating to MEDEVVSLFSRISSALFYGVSSFMIIVANKLTLTSYGFPSFQFLALGQMTTGIVVLFIAKQIGLVDFPGFSFSIFWKIWPLPFIFIGNLICGLGGTQRLNLPMFTILRRFTILFTMIAEYYVLNVKASRTVQFTVFLMIFGALVAASGDLTFDPIGYVMILLNDVFTAANGVYFKKKLDAKDLGKYGLLFYNSLFMILPVALFAWYSGDIKKGLAFKDWGNPWFLLQFLMSCTMGFVLNYSIVLCTHCNSALTTNIVGVLKNLLVTYIGMFLGGDYIFSWINFIGLNISVSGSIVYSYVTFKRPPTKTVVVEEPKNPAKLLQTECVKVKWV from the exons ATGGAGGATGAGGTTGTTTCACTGTTTTCCAGAATTTCCTCTGCTCTTTTCTATGGTGTTTCGTCTTTTATGATAATTGTCGCCAACAAACTAACTTTGACATCTTATGG CTTCCCATCATTCCAGTTCCTGGCCCTTGGTCAG atgACAACAGGCATTGTTGTTCTATTTATTGCAAAGCAGATTGGTTTGGTGGATTTTCCTGGATTTTCATTCAGTATATTTTGGAAA atatggcCTTTACCATTTATTTTCATAGGCAACCTAATATGTGGCTTAGGTGGAACTCAGAGACTGAA TCTTCCAATGTTTACAATTCTGAGGAGATTCACCATTCTGTTTACAATGATTGCTGAATACTATGTCCTAAA TGTAAAGGCATCCAGGACCGTACAGTTCACAGTTTTTCTGATGATATTTGGGGCTCTAGTTGCAGCAAG TGGTGATCTGACCTTTGACCCCATTGGTTATGTCATGATTTTACTCAATGATGTCTTCACAGCTGCCAATGGTGTCTATTTCAAGAAAAAACTTGATGCCAAG GATCTTGGGAAGTATGGGCTACTGTTTTACAACTCCCTTTTCATGATCTTACCAGTGGCTTTGTTTGCTTGGTATAGTGGAGATATTAAAAAG GGGCTGGCCTTCAAGGACTGGGGAAACCCCTGGTTCTTGCTGCAGTTCTTGATGTCCTGTACAATGGGGTTTGTCCTGAACTATTCCATTGTTCTCTGCACTCACTGCAACTCAGCACTCACCACAAATATTGTTGGCGTATTAAAG AATCTTTTAGTGACCTACATAGGAATGTTTCTCGGAGGTGACTACATCTTCAGCTGGAtcaatttcattggtttaaacatcaG tGTATCTGGGAGTATAGTATACAGCTATGTTACCTTCAAACGACCTCCAACTAAAACAGTGGTTGTGGAGGAGCCCAAGAATCCAGCAAAACTTTTACAAACG
- the LOC105348498 gene encoding uridine-cytidine kinase-like 1 isoform X5, translated as MALENMELQIEIQPSTFTFDRPSSAGSDSGSGSGEEHEIKGPVSPVKTPKSPTKPHNLARLKSRTSSSASSAKYFHAGGRTVYTSGRPPWYDCHGLLKEAFVIGLCGGSASGKTTVARKIIEALDVPWVSLLSMDSFYKVLGPKEHELAEQNEYNFDHPDAFDFDLLIKTLRRLKEGKKVEVPIYNFVTHGREKHSKTIYGANVVIFEGIMSFVNKDLLKLLDMKIFVETDSDIRLARRLRRDIAERGRELEGVLKQYNKFVKPAFDYYIEPTMSHADIIVPRGGENQVAIDLIVLHVHTQLQKASDYASNSELAAYLRGFKLRKELAHSATNGSKTPDSLYVLEQTPQVQGLHTFIRNRETPRDEFIFYSKRLMRLLFEYALSMLPHKAVIVETPQGIQYEGRRLDASKGDGGMNHLFVPQIRRYENLQDNTTVKHAYSEDSYNELMLIVK; from the exons ATGGCGCTGGAAAACATGGAACTGCAGATTGAGATTCAACCATCAACGTTTACGTTTGACAGACCCAGTTCTGCCGGCTCTGACAG TGGGAGTGGAAGTGGAGAAGAACATGAAATAAAAGGACCAGTGTCTCCTGTGAAAACCCCGAAGAGTCCCACTAAACCTCACAATCTGGCTCGCCTCAAGTCTCGCACTAGCTCGTCAGCAAGCAGTGCTAAATACTTCCATGCAGGGGGGAGAACTGTGTACACTTCAGGCAGGCCACCATGGTATGATTGCCATGGACTCCTGAAAGAAGCATTTGTCATAG GTCTCTGTGGAGGTAGTGCCTCAGGAAAGACAACAGTTGCCAGAAAAATCATTGAAGCCTTAGATGTACCATGGGTCAGCTTACTGAGCATGGACTCCTTTTACAAG GTGCTTGGCCCCAAAGAACACGAGCTAGCTGAACAAAATGAGTACAACTTTGACCACCCTGATGCCTTTGACTTTGATCTCTTAATAAAGACCTTGAGGCGTCTGAAAGAGGGCAAAAAGGTGGAGGTCCCTATCTACAACTTTGTGACACATGGCAGGGAAAAACACagt aAAACTATATATGGTGCCAATGTTGTGATATTTGAGGGAATTATGTCCTTTGTGAACAAAGATTTATTAAAa CTTTTagatatgaaaatatttgtgGAGACCGATTCAGACATCAGACTAGCGAGGCGACTAAGGAGAGACATTGCGGAGCGTGGTCGGGAACTGGAAGGGGTGCTGAAACAGTACAATAAGTTTGTGAAGCCAGCCTTTGACTACTACATTGAACCCACCATGTCTCATGCTGATATAATTGTACCCCGAG gGGGAGAGAACCAGGTAGCCATTGATCTCATTGTTCTCCACGTTCATACGCAGCTTCAGAAG GCATCTGACTATGCTAGCAATTCTGAGTTGGCTGCATACCTT AGAGGATTTAAGTTAAGAAAGGAACTTGCACACTCAGCCACCAATGGAAGTAAAACCCCGGACAGTCTGTATGTGCTAGAGCAGACACCACAAGTACAGGGGCTCCATACATTCATAAG AAATCGTGAAACACCTCGAGATGAATTCATCTTCTACTCCAAGAGACTCATGAGGCTGCTTTTTGAATATGCTTTATCCATGCTGCCCCATAAA GCAGTCATTGTAGAAACCCCACAAGGAATTCAGTACGAAGGGAGACGACTGGACGCCAGCAAG GGCGATGGCGGGATG aaccaCCTTTTTGTTCCTCAAATCAGAAGATATGAAAATTTGCAGGATAAcactacagtaaaacatgcttatagTGAAGActcttataatgaattgatgcttatAGTGAAGTGA